In one Lolium rigidum isolate FL_2022 chromosome 3, APGP_CSIRO_Lrig_0.1, whole genome shotgun sequence genomic region, the following are encoded:
- the LOC124699950 gene encoding protein WHAT'S THIS FACTOR 9, mitochondrial-like codes for MPLLPRRPVAALYVPARGLLEARVPWGRDRALDHVVERERHLVPFLLTKDALLTAAPPPHAVPLHALPSSIPFPFRPLRFLRLYGSAFALSDHPVAVSPTHRLSALHLDEAQAADATRADAADRLLRLLMLAPARALPLHLLARLRLDLGLPADFPRSLLPHYPDYFALSADGRLLELVCYRKDLAVSDVQSYAQRTGGYKVGDPIAFHLSFPRGFELHKNVRKWLDEWQKLPYISPYEDGTHLGPRSDITEKRTVAVLHEALSLTIGKKMEKEVLVKLGEALRLPPGFRKVLAKHPGIFYLSHKLRTQTVVLREAYRRHMLVVKHPMMGIRYQYLHLMHMGKEEAGKAKGKERKTVRGEQMMGDEYGVDEENGEEEYDDEEDEEDEGDDIEAGVASEDEDSDDEDTENTAEG; via the coding sequence ATGCCTCTTCTGCCTCGGCGGCCGGTGGCGGCGCTGTACGTGCCGGCGAGGGGCCTCCTGGAGGCCCGCGTGCCCTGGGGCCGGGACCGCGCGCTGGACCACGTCGTGGAGCGGGAGCGCCACCTCGTGCCCTTCCTCCTCACCAAGGACGCGCTCCTCACGGCGgccccgccgccgcacgccgtgcCGCTGCACGCGCTGCCCTCCTCCATCCCCTTCCCGTTCCGCccgctccgcttcctccgcctctACGGCTCCGCCTTCGCGCTCTCCGACCACCCCGTCGCCGTCTCCCCCACGCACCGCCTCAGCGCGCTCCACCTCGACGAGGCGCAGGCCGCCGACGCCACCCGCGCCGACGCCGCCGACCGCCTGCTGCGCCTCCTCATGCTCGCGCCCGCCCGCGCGCTCCCGCTCCACCTCCTCGCCCGCCTCCGCCTCGACCTCGGCCTCCCCGCCGACTTCCCCCGCTCGCTCCTCCCGCACTACCCGGACTACTTCGCGCTCTCCGCCGACGGCCGCCTCCTCGAGCTCGTCTGCTACCGGAAGGACCTCGCCGTCTCCGACGTGCAGTCCTACGCCCAGCGGACCGGCGGCTACAAGGTCGGCGACCCCATTGCCTTCCACCTCTCCTTCCCCCGCGGGTTTGAGCTCCACAAGAACGTCCGCAAGTGGCTGGACGAATGGCAGAAGCTCCCCTACATCTCGCCGTACGAAGACGGAACTCACCTGGGTCCGAGGAGCGACATCACGGAGAAGAGGACCGTGGCGGTGCTCCATGAGGCCCTCAGCCTCACCATCGGCAAAAAGATGGAGAAGGAGGTTTTGGTCAAGCTTGGGGAGGCTCTACGGCTGCCGCCGGGGTTCAGGAAGGTGCTCGCCAAGCACCCAGGGATTTTCTACCTGTCGCATAAGCTGAGGACACAAACCGTGGTGCTCCGCGAAGCCTACCGGAGGCATATGTTGGTGGTCAAGCACCCGATGATGGGGATAAGGTATCAGTACCTGCATTTGATGCATATGGGGAAGGAGGAGGCTGGGAAAGCCAAGGGAAAGGAAAGGAAGACGGTGCGTGGCGAGCAGATGATGGGAGATGAGTATGGTGTGGATGAGGAGAATGGGGAAGAGGAGTacgacgatgaagaggatgaggaagatgagggcgATGACATAGAAGCTGGTGTTGCCTCAGAGGATGAGGATAGCGATGATGAGGATACAGAGAACACTGCAGAGGGATAA